From the Dehalobacter sp. genome, one window contains:
- the ispF gene encoding 2-C-methyl-D-erythritol 2,4-cyclodiphosphate synthase: MKMGLGYDVHALVEGRTLILGGVEIPHDKGLLGHSDADVLTHAVMDAILGACALGDIGKHFPDSDARYKGISSLALLAEVVKLAQGEGYRLGNLDSIIVAQKPKVLPYIAQMRRNLAEILNASPDCISIKATTTEYLGFEGREEGISSQAIVCLLPV; this comes from the coding sequence ATGAAGATGGGACTGGGCTACGATGTCCATGCACTGGTTGAGGGACGGACGTTGATTCTGGGCGGAGTAGAAATTCCCCATGACAAAGGACTTTTGGGGCATTCTGATGCGGATGTTCTGACGCATGCCGTAATGGATGCGATTCTCGGGGCTTGTGCGCTTGGTGATATTGGCAAACATTTTCCCGACAGCGATGCCCGGTACAAGGGCATTTCCAGTCTGGCATTGCTGGCTGAAGTTGTAAAGCTTGCGCAAGGCGAAGGCTACAGGCTTGGGAATCTGGATAGTATTATTGTTGCTCAAAAACCGAAAGTATTGCCTTATATTGCGCAGATGAGAAGGAATCTTGCTGAGATTCTGAACGCAAGTCCGGACTGTATATCGATCAAAGCAACGACGACGGAGTACCTGGGCTTCGAGGGCAGAGAAGAAGGAATCAGTTCCCAGGCAATCGTTTGTCTTTTGCCTGTATGA
- a CDS encoding DUF1573 domain-containing protein yields MSPINNDFQETVDAMLIRHQSILDILSKGQEASSRVNRAITKAVTSCGCVSVDAHKSLIPENATISDLKFLLNSHLEGNLCSNCREVVETELGNQLFYISALANILGLSVNEILEKEESRLKTLTVFNFR; encoded by the coding sequence ATGAGTCCAATCAATAATGATTTTCAAGAAACGGTTGATGCTATGCTAATTCGACACCAAAGCATCTTGGATATTTTATCAAAAGGACAAGAGGCTTCTTCCCGGGTAAACAGGGCTATCACGAAGGCTGTAACTTCTTGCGGCTGTGTCTCAGTGGATGCCCACAAAAGTCTAATTCCGGAAAATGCTACCATATCAGATCTTAAGTTTCTCCTGAACAGTCATCTAGAAGGAAACCTTTGTTCCAACTGCCGTGAAGTTGTCGAAACCGAACTGGGAAATCAGCTTTTTTACATCTCAGCTCTTGCCAATATTCTGGGCTTGTCTGTAAACGAAATCCTGGAAAAGGAAGAAAGCAGACTCAAAACACTTACAGTTTTTAATTTTAGATAG
- a CDS encoding PIN/TRAM domain-containing protein, whose amino-acid sequence MLSKIVRGIITLLFGAAGIYVDYLLLKVVDIRQLSQTLGFEIHLYWTYIIIFIVLSAFGFFLAPVCMKVFIGLVKWLESRLTRMPIHDLVGGSLGGIVGLLIARLICITFVGIPFLGPILSVVVSLLLGYVGLIIGITRKDDILGFFNFLPKLKGERAEKEKNKDKGHGKQSAAAGYKVLDTSVIIDGRIADIVKTSFIDGVLLVPGFVLEELRHIADSSDALKRNRGRRGLDILNQISKESVIKVEIYEGDFEDIAEVDSKLVKLANILDAPILTNDYNLNKVAELQGIKVLNINELANAVKPVVLPGEEMYIQIMKEGKEAGQGVAYLDDGTMVVVDGGRRYIGQQTTVLVTTVLQTAAGRMIFAKPKGMQEKSSEEFSHEFNAFG is encoded by the coding sequence ATGCTTAGCAAAATTGTTCGCGGCATCATTACGCTGCTGTTCGGTGCAGCAGGAATTTACGTAGATTACTTGTTATTAAAGGTTGTCGATATTCGTCAGCTTAGTCAGACATTAGGTTTTGAGATTCACTTATACTGGACTTATATTATTATTTTTATTGTGTTATCTGCTTTTGGTTTCTTTCTCGCCCCTGTATGTATGAAAGTCTTTATTGGCCTTGTCAAATGGCTGGAAAGCAGACTTACCCGCATGCCGATTCACGATCTGGTCGGAGGTTCACTTGGGGGTATTGTCGGTTTGCTGATTGCCCGCCTGATTTGCATTACTTTTGTGGGTATTCCATTTCTCGGCCCAATTCTGTCTGTCGTCGTCAGCTTGTTACTTGGCTACGTCGGCTTGATTATTGGGATCACGCGCAAGGATGATATTCTTGGATTTTTCAACTTTTTACCCAAACTGAAAGGGGAACGTGCTGAAAAAGAAAAGAATAAAGATAAGGGGCACGGGAAGCAGTCCGCTGCTGCAGGCTATAAAGTGCTTGATACCAGTGTGATTATTGACGGCAGAATTGCGGATATTGTCAAAACGAGCTTTATAGATGGGGTTCTTCTGGTTCCTGGTTTTGTTCTGGAAGAGCTCAGACATATTGCCGATTCTTCAGACGCCCTGAAAAGAAACCGGGGTCGGAGAGGACTTGATATCTTGAATCAGATTTCCAAGGAATCGGTCATCAAGGTCGAGATCTACGAAGGTGATTTTGAAGACATCGCTGAAGTGGACAGTAAACTTGTCAAACTGGCGAATATTCTGGACGCACCGATATTGACCAATGATTATAACCTGAACAAAGTGGCCGAGCTTCAGGGGATAAAAGTCTTAAATATCAATGAATTGGCCAATGCTGTGAAACCAGTTGTCCTTCCGGGCGAAGAGATGTATATTCAGATTATGAAGGAAGGAAAAGAGGCTGGACAGGGCGTAGCTTATCTGGATGACGGAACGATGGTTGTCGTTGACGGAGGACGCAGGTACATTGGGCAACAGACCACCGTGCTGGTTACGACTGTTCTGCAAACTGCCGCGGGTAGGATGATCTTTGCTAAACCCAAAGGGATGCAGGAAAAATCATCTGAGGAGTTTTCCCATGAGTTTAATGCATTCGGCTAA
- the gltX gene encoding glutamate--tRNA ligase, which yields MTVKVRFAPSPTGPLHIGGARSALFNYLFTGGKGGTFVFRIEDTDLERSSRESEQDIMKALHWLGITWDEGIDAGGDSGPYRQTERLDTYREYTDKLLQSGHAYLCYCSEEELEQERQELSARGETPRYLGKCRTLTAEQRQAYEAEGRKPVVRFRVPEGQDIVINDLVRGKVVFESNGIGDYIIVKSDGIPTYNYAVVIDDVLMGITHVVRGEEHLSNTPRQVLIYEAIGMKVPDFAHISLILNTEGRKMSKRDGDTAVMDYFHKGYLPEAVVNFIALLGWSPSGEQEFFTIEELKKEFSLEKVSKSPAVFDLNKLNYINAHYLKQTASADLARLVLPFLREKGLFPNELSLAEQQWVTGFIDAVKEKINCLSEVKSYIHYFIGTEIDVLTEEAEAIMKADTVPAVLKLFAAKVREAALLDAPAAKSILKEITKELNLKGKDVFMPVRIALTGQMHGPDLDRIMELLGKENIYGRLEKTAAYSK from the coding sequence ATGACGGTGAAAGTAAGGTTTGCTCCAAGCCCGACCGGTCCCCTGCATATCGGAGGAGCAAGGTCAGCTCTTTTTAATTATTTGTTTACAGGAGGCAAAGGTGGGACCTTTGTCTTTAGGATAGAGGATACCGACCTGGAACGGTCGAGCCGGGAATCGGAACAGGATATCATGAAAGCGCTGCACTGGCTGGGGATCACCTGGGACGAGGGGATAGACGCCGGCGGAGATTCCGGCCCTTACAGGCAGACGGAAAGGCTCGATACATACCGTGAATACACGGATAAGCTTCTTCAGAGCGGACATGCTTACCTGTGCTACTGTTCGGAAGAAGAACTGGAACAGGAGCGTCAGGAGCTGAGTGCCCGTGGGGAGACCCCGCGCTATCTCGGAAAATGCCGGACGCTGACCGCAGAACAACGCCAGGCTTATGAAGCGGAAGGAAGGAAACCTGTTGTCCGCTTCCGAGTGCCGGAAGGCCAGGATATCGTGATCAATGACCTGGTCAGAGGGAAAGTCGTTTTTGAAAGTAATGGCATCGGGGATTATATCATTGTCAAATCAGATGGAATCCCAACATACAATTATGCCGTGGTCATCGACGATGTCCTGATGGGCATCACGCATGTCGTCAGAGGAGAAGAACATCTATCCAATACACCGCGTCAGGTCTTAATTTATGAGGCCATTGGAATGAAAGTACCGGATTTTGCCCATATCTCCTTGATTTTGAATACTGAAGGGCGGAAGATGAGCAAACGGGACGGGGATACTGCTGTCATGGATTATTTCCATAAAGGGTATTTGCCAGAGGCCGTCGTGAACTTTATCGCACTTTTAGGCTGGTCGCCTTCCGGTGAGCAGGAATTTTTTACGATCGAAGAACTCAAGAAAGAATTTTCATTGGAAAAAGTATCAAAGAGCCCGGCAGTTTTTGATTTGAATAAACTGAACTACATCAATGCGCACTACCTGAAACAGACTGCTTCGGCAGACCTTGCCCGGTTGGTGCTGCCGTTTTTGAGAGAAAAAGGACTTTTTCCGAATGAGCTTTCTTTGGCCGAACAGCAGTGGGTGACCGGCTTTATTGACGCCGTCAAGGAAAAAATCAACTGCTTAAGCGAGGTTAAGTCCTATATTCATTATTTTATTGGAACAGAAATTGATGTGCTGACGGAGGAAGCTGAAGCGATTATGAAGGCAGATACCGTACCGGCAGTGCTGAAGCTTTTTGCAGCCAAGGTCCGGGAAGCCGCGCTGCTCGACGCACCGGCAGCCAAGAGCATATTAAAAGAGATCACCAAAGAACTTAACCTGAAAGGCAAGGATGTATTTATGCCGGTTAGGATTGCGCTTACGGGGCAGATGCATGGCCCGGATCTCGACCGGATCATGGAACTGCTGGGTAAAGAAAATATTTACGGGCGATTGGAGAAAACGGCTGCTTACTCGAAGTAA
- the radA gene encoding DNA repair protein RadA, whose amino-acid sequence MAGPKTKFYCRECGQESARWLGRCPGCGEWNTLIEERVEKSKPTENRGIVQAIPLTEIQTMEGQRLDTGSQELNRVFGGGVVEGSFVLLSGEPGIGKSTLFLQMAEYLSRKENVLYVSGEESARQIKLRADRMELSSSRVHILADNSLEAVRSEVLNKGYKVIFIDSIQTMLLEDVQSAPGSVSQVREGASFLLKLAKENEITVFLAGHITKEGAIAGPRVLEHMVDTVLYFEGDQHHIFRLLRAVKNRFGPANEIGVFEMRGCGLADVTNPSMFFMGDHTQVSAGSGVAVVMEGTRPLLVEVQALVTSSIFTPPRRTVNGMDYHRLLMLLAVLDKRAGYAFGARDVFVNIAGGLDVDEPAADLAVIASVMSGIKDQPLGNMALIGELGLTGEIRGVSHIEQRIREAEKFGFRNCLVPEVNADSIGRTDCRIIPVKNIEEVLDFLF is encoded by the coding sequence TTGGCAGGCCCAAAGACGAAGTTCTATTGCCGGGAATGCGGGCAGGAAAGCGCGAGATGGCTCGGAAGGTGTCCCGGATGCGGTGAATGGAATACACTGATTGAGGAACGCGTAGAAAAATCCAAACCTACAGAAAACAGAGGGATCGTTCAGGCGATCCCTCTGACTGAAATCCAAACGATGGAAGGGCAGAGACTTGATACCGGAAGTCAGGAACTTAACCGGGTTTTTGGGGGAGGGGTTGTCGAAGGATCTTTTGTTCTTTTAAGCGGAGAGCCTGGAATCGGCAAATCCACGCTGTTTCTGCAAATGGCAGAATATCTTTCCCGGAAGGAAAATGTGCTTTATGTGTCGGGAGAGGAGTCTGCACGGCAAATCAAACTCAGGGCTGACAGAATGGAACTTTCTTCTTCCCGGGTACATATACTCGCCGATAATTCCCTGGAAGCAGTACGTTCGGAGGTACTGAACAAAGGCTATAAAGTCATTTTTATTGATTCAATTCAGACGATGCTGCTCGAAGACGTCCAGTCTGCACCCGGAAGCGTCAGCCAGGTCAGAGAAGGGGCTTCTTTCTTGTTGAAACTGGCCAAAGAAAATGAGATTACGGTTTTCCTGGCCGGCCATATTACAAAGGAGGGTGCGATTGCCGGGCCCAGGGTTCTGGAGCACATGGTCGATACGGTCCTGTATTTTGAAGGAGATCAGCACCATATTTTCCGTCTGCTGCGGGCAGTTAAAAACCGTTTCGGTCCGGCCAACGAAATTGGGGTATTTGAAATGAGGGGCTGCGGTCTAGCTGATGTTACAAATCCCTCCATGTTTTTTATGGGCGATCATACACAGGTATCCGCTGGTTCCGGGGTGGCTGTCGTAATGGAAGGAACAAGGCCGCTCTTAGTGGAGGTCCAGGCTTTGGTAACATCGTCCATCTTCACGCCGCCGAGAAGAACCGTAAACGGGATGGATTACCACCGCCTGCTGATGCTTCTGGCAGTTCTGGACAAACGGGCCGGATACGCTTTTGGCGCCCGGGATGTTTTTGTCAATATTGCCGGGGGTCTCGATGTGGATGAACCGGCAGCGGATCTTGCCGTCATCGCCTCTGTGATGTCGGGAATTAAAGATCAGCCGCTTGGAAATATGGCCTTAATCGGGGAACTCGGTCTGACCGGAGAAATTAGAGGGGTTTCTCATATTGAGCAGCGGATCAGAGAAGCGGAAAAATTTGGTTTCCGAAATTGCCTGGTACCAGAAGTCAATGCAGACAGTATCGGGAGGACCGATTGCCGGATCATTCCGGTTAAGAACATTGAGGAAGTGCTGGATTTTCTTTTTTAG